In one Actinomyces trachealis genomic region, the following are encoded:
- a CDS encoding DUF3046 domain-containing protein: protein MKHSEFWRALEEVYGAGLGRSHAQDLVLAEIGCTAEQALEQGVPPRRVWNALCDETDATEAQRWVYREDPRRRR, encoded by the coding sequence TTGAAGCATTCAGAGTTCTGGCGTGCGCTGGAGGAGGTCTATGGCGCTGGGCTAGGCCGTTCGCATGCGCAGGACCTAGTGTTGGCGGAAATTGGCTGCACGGCGGAGCAGGCACTGGAACAGGGCGTGCCGCCACGCAGGGTCTGGAACGCGCTTTGTGATGAGACCGACGCCACCGAGGCGCAGCGCTGGGTCTACCGGGAGGATCCTCGCCGTAGGCGTTGA
- a CDS encoding helix-turn-helix domain-containing protein: MRPVAPTGYRVAVDTPKHENVLLRREIGEVLRAARQQQGRTLREVSSQARVSLGYLSEVERGQKEASSELLASICQALDVPLSVVLRQVSDRIALTESVIPDTVPDELLRQQGVSLR; the protein is encoded by the coding sequence ATGCGTCCGGTGGCTCCTACGGGGTACCGTGTGGCTGTGGACACGCCTAAACATGAGAACGTCCTGCTGCGCCGAGAGATCGGCGAGGTGCTGCGTGCTGCGCGACAGCAGCAGGGTCGTACCCTACGTGAGGTCTCCTCGCAGGCCCGAGTTTCCCTTGGTTACCTCTCCGAGGTTGAGCGCGGTCAGAAGGAGGCCTCCTCCGAGCTCTTGGCCTCAATCTGTCAGGCCTTAGACGTGCCGTTGTCAGTGGTGCTGCGTCAGGTGTCTGACCGAATCGCGTTGACTGAGTCCGTGATTCCTGACACTGTGCCGGATGAGCTGCTGCGTCAGCAGGGCGTGTCGCTGCGCTGA
- a CDS encoding CinA family protein gives MTGPVSAHRLLELAQARGLHLAVAESLTGGLLADAVVSVPGASAVMRGAVVAYATELKAQLLGVDPELLARTGPVHAEVAKQMAVGVARLMGADLGLATTGVAGPGPADGYQAGTVHVAAWSERGVLHRELHLSGGRQKIRDSSVLAALKLGVALLEANGARV, from the coding sequence GTGACTGGCCCTGTTTCCGCACACCGCCTGCTGGAACTGGCGCAGGCGCGTGGACTGCATCTGGCGGTTGCGGAGTCGCTCACCGGTGGTCTGCTTGCCGATGCCGTCGTGAGCGTGCCGGGTGCCTCCGCCGTTATGCGCGGAGCGGTGGTCGCCTACGCCACTGAACTCAAGGCACAGTTGCTGGGGGTAGATCCTGAGTTGCTGGCACGAACCGGTCCCGTGCATGCCGAGGTAGCCAAGCAGATGGCGGTAGGGGTGGCCAGACTTATGGGCGCCGACCTAGGCCTGGCGACGACGGGGGTGGCTGGTCCCGGGCCAGCAGACGGGTATCAGGCTGGAACCGTCCACGTGGCTGCATGGAGTGAGCGGGGTGTGTTGCACCGAGAACTCCACCTCAGTGGGGGACGCCAGAAGATACGCGATAGCAGCGTGCTGGCGGCGCTGAAGCTAGGCGTCGCGCTTCTGGAGGCTAACGGTGCTAGGGTGTGA
- the pgsA gene encoding CDP-diacylglycerol--glycerol-3-phosphate 3-phosphatidyltransferase has protein sequence MSQPKVIKVTPRAGREAPLLNIANVLTITRLILVPVFVWLMLQHGGLPRLWATVVFVVAAMTDQLDGHLARSMNLVTNFGKIVDPIADKALTLTAFVLLSVAGILWWWVTAVILVRELGITALRFVLLRRNVVMPASMGGKLKTTLQMLGLFCLLMPWSWFAQPAMTQPMKIFGYVAIGAALLVTVATGVDYVVKALKLSREAKVAV, from the coding sequence ATGAGTCAGCCGAAGGTCATTAAGGTCACCCCTCGGGCGGGGCGGGAGGCGCCGCTGCTCAACATCGCGAATGTTCTGACTATTACCAGGCTGATCCTGGTGCCGGTCTTCGTGTGGCTGATGCTTCAGCACGGCGGGCTGCCGCGCCTATGGGCCACGGTGGTGTTCGTCGTTGCGGCTATGACGGACCAGCTTGATGGGCACCTGGCTCGCTCCATGAACCTGGTGACGAACTTCGGCAAGATTGTTGACCCCATCGCGGACAAGGCGTTGACTTTGACCGCTTTCGTCCTGTTGTCGGTGGCTGGGATCCTGTGGTGGTGGGTGACTGCCGTGATCCTGGTGCGCGAGCTTGGTATCACGGCCTTGCGTTTCGTGCTGCTGCGCCGCAACGTGGTGATGCCCGCGTCCATGGGTGGCAAGTTGAAGACGACCTTGCAGATGCTCGGCCTGTTCTGCTTGCTGATGCCATGGTCCTGGTTCGCCCAGCCTGCGATGACGCAGCCCATGAAGATATTTGGTTATGTGGCGATTGGTGCGGCTTTGCTGGTCACGGTGGCCACTGGCGTCGACTATGTGGTCAAGGCACTCAAGCTCTCTCGTGAGGCAAAGGTGGCGGTGTGA
- a CDS encoding CapA family protein, with protein MPPAETTTNSIGLRRAPDTSWLRPLTALSLLSLALLPLSACASDRSAPTPEQPPSPTTPASSTPSPAPTPQDAHLTIGYSGDLLMHMPVMENTPGGSGDISGMLTAAQPWIEGLDLALCGMEVPVSPSSTASGFPLFGTLPGLLQAVAKVGWDGCATASNHAVDQGQAGVNATIDSLDSNGLGYAGTNRSEAESKKPYQLYKLERAGRTITVAQLSTTYGLNGLVDETGWEVQLNDVATITANAKAARAEGADVVVLHSQLGAEYSPEPVQEQINYAEQIAATGEVDVLFGAHPHVPQKAERLAGGPGDRGMWVSYSAGNFISNQEEWSTGALTSTVGNLVWVDVTVKAGGSAQVDALHWHPFTVDHYAGHQLRDLGALHRGELPEGCAITHGEANRRWDALMESLDESTYTDSVPQSGGSAPLVIKRH; from the coding sequence ATGCCTCCTGCTGAGACCACGACGAACAGCATTGGCTTACGCCGCGCCCCTGATACCAGTTGGCTCCGGCCCCTGACCGCGCTAAGCCTCCTCAGCCTAGCTCTGCTCCCGCTGTCAGCCTGCGCGTCGGATCGCTCCGCCCCCACACCAGAACAGCCCCCGTCGCCGACTACGCCAGCCTCCTCCACTCCCTCCCCTGCACCCACCCCTCAGGACGCCCACCTAACCATCGGCTACTCCGGCGACCTGCTTATGCATATGCCGGTGATGGAGAACACCCCCGGGGGCAGCGGTGATATCTCAGGCATGTTGACGGCAGCGCAGCCATGGATTGAAGGCCTGGACCTCGCTCTGTGCGGTATGGAGGTGCCCGTCTCACCTAGCTCCACGGCCTCCGGGTTCCCCTTATTCGGCACCCTGCCTGGCCTACTGCAGGCCGTAGCCAAGGTTGGCTGGGATGGCTGCGCCACGGCCTCAAACCACGCCGTGGACCAAGGGCAAGCCGGTGTGAACGCCACCATTGACTCCTTAGACTCCAACGGCCTCGGCTACGCCGGAACCAACCGCTCCGAGGCTGAGTCAAAAAAGCCGTATCAGCTCTACAAGCTGGAGCGCGCCGGGCGCACCATCACGGTGGCCCAGCTGTCCACCACCTATGGCCTAAACGGCCTGGTAGATGAGACGGGCTGGGAGGTCCAACTCAACGACGTCGCCACCATCACCGCCAACGCCAAAGCGGCGCGAGCCGAGGGCGCCGACGTCGTGGTGCTGCACTCACAGTTGGGTGCCGAGTACTCCCCTGAGCCCGTGCAGGAGCAGATTAACTACGCCGAGCAGATCGCGGCCACCGGCGAGGTGGACGTGCTCTTCGGGGCGCACCCACACGTGCCGCAGAAGGCCGAGCGGCTCGCTGGCGGCCCGGGTGACAGGGGCATGTGGGTGTCCTACTCGGCTGGGAATTTCATCTCCAACCAGGAGGAGTGGTCCACCGGCGCGTTGACCTCTACTGTCGGGAACCTGGTGTGGGTCGACGTCACGGTCAAAGCTGGCGGCAGCGCCCAAGTGGATGCCTTGCACTGGCACCCTTTCACAGTTGACCACTACGCTGGCCACCAGCTGCGTGACTTAGGCGCACTGCACCGTGGCGAGCTGCCGGAGGGCTGTGCCATCACACACGGGGAAGCTAACCGCCGCTGGGACGCCCTGATGGAATCGCTGGACGAGAGCACCTACACGGATTCTGTGCCGCAGAGCGGCGGCTCGGCACCGCTAGTCATCAAGCGTCACTAG
- a CDS encoding FtsK/SpoIIIE family DNA translocase, producing the protein MADSRSRASKTERISPQRSRGGTKNTTSGPMRESQPTAADGGLRSNAWAFLVLALAVVVGLREWFGVSGAASTALHHLAAGPVGLLSVLVPVLLAILGVLMLRLGASTGRRLRISVGVLGILAGITGILQVAEGNPAFNDGVERLESAGGLLGWFVGYPLAVLFSPIGAIILLVLLTVFSTLVVSGRSVADLKDAHEQRRGPRLEERDPLAERALALVRRRRTPLEDGPATSRLDSYNGDEPFRSAIETEERPRGNGRRPRTSSATPSVASSTTESAADAVPAAAAARPGRDAAGRGAVAESITEAKGRKNLLGGRRPARGKAQVIVDVPLDLPGDAEPMLLDDFGQPLPAALPPEESTALGGTTERPVPPIEPDAITEENAVVMPSADALDLADEIAMSAMALPDGRTYTLPDSSLLTPGPGHFTRTEANDAIVARLQDVFSEFGVDATVSGYTRGPQVTRYEVHLGRGVNVSRVTSQEKNIAYAVGSDEIRLLTPIPGKSAIGVEIPNSDREMVKLGDVLRSSAAKKQSHPLVVGLGKNVEGDYVVTNLAKTPHLLVAGQTGSGKSSFVNSMITSIMMRATPEDVRMVLVDPKRVELTIYEGIPHLITPIITSPKKAAEALEWVVREMDARYDDLASFGFKHVDDFNKAVRAGEVQPLPGSQRVIAPYPYLLVVVDELADLMMTAPKDVEASIQRITQLARAAGIHLVLATQRPVAQVVTGLIKSNVPSRLAFATASQLDSRVILDQNGAETLTGQGDALYLGPGASSPVRVQGSWVNESEIRAVVEHVKAQLQPDYREDVIVPEVKKQIDEEIGDDMDLLLQAAELIISSQFGSTSMLQRKLRVGFAKAGRLMDLLESREVVGPSEGSKARAVLIQPDQLEETLAWIKGDGAAPASAADDALEATEPGAAPPAADFSAAEWDGGPVDGNTRVLSGRYGVDPIQVGKGLPESESWDDDSAGEESGDAWSLTGRGPSW; encoded by the coding sequence ATGGCTGACTCTCGTTCACGCGCTTCCAAGACCGAACGCATCTCGCCGCAGCGCTCCCGGGGTGGCACCAAGAACACCACCTCCGGACCCATGCGCGAGTCCCAGCCCACCGCCGCGGATGGTGGGCTGCGCTCGAACGCCTGGGCCTTCCTGGTGCTGGCGCTAGCGGTTGTGGTCGGTCTGCGCGAGTGGTTTGGGGTGTCCGGTGCGGCCTCTACTGCCCTGCACCACCTGGCCGCTGGCCCGGTGGGTCTGCTGAGCGTGCTTGTGCCCGTGCTCCTGGCCATTTTGGGTGTACTCATGCTGCGTCTAGGCGCTTCCACCGGTCGACGCCTACGGATCTCTGTGGGTGTGCTGGGAATCCTGGCTGGAATCACCGGCATACTGCAGGTAGCCGAGGGCAACCCGGCCTTTAACGATGGCGTGGAGCGGCTTGAATCGGCCGGTGGGCTGCTGGGGTGGTTTGTGGGTTACCCACTGGCCGTCCTCTTTTCCCCAATCGGTGCCATCATCCTGCTGGTGCTCCTGACGGTCTTTTCCACACTGGTGGTCTCCGGCCGCAGTGTCGCGGACCTCAAGGACGCGCACGAGCAGCGCCGCGGCCCCCGCTTAGAGGAGCGTGACCCCCTGGCTGAACGGGCCCTGGCCCTGGTACGCAGGCGCCGCACCCCACTGGAGGATGGGCCCGCCACCTCCCGCCTGGACTCCTACAACGGTGATGAGCCTTTCCGCTCCGCCATCGAGACCGAGGAACGCCCCCGCGGTAACGGGCGCCGCCCCCGCACAAGTTCGGCCACACCATCCGTGGCCAGCTCCACCACGGAGTCGGCCGCCGATGCTGTTCCGGCAGCAGCTGCCGCCCGCCCAGGCCGGGACGCCGCTGGCCGCGGTGCGGTGGCTGAGAGCATCACCGAAGCCAAGGGCCGCAAGAACCTGCTGGGTGGGCGCCGCCCAGCCCGCGGGAAGGCTCAAGTCATCGTGGACGTCCCCCTGGACCTGCCCGGCGACGCCGAGCCCATGCTCTTGGACGACTTCGGACAGCCACTGCCAGCTGCCCTGCCACCCGAGGAGTCGACCGCCTTAGGCGGCACCACGGAACGGCCGGTGCCGCCGATCGAACCAGACGCCATCACCGAGGAGAACGCGGTCGTCATGCCCAGCGCTGACGCCTTGGACCTGGCTGACGAGATCGCCATGAGCGCCATGGCACTGCCTGACGGGCGCACCTACACCTTGCCCGACAGCTCCCTGCTCACCCCCGGTCCGGGCCACTTCACCCGCACCGAGGCCAACGACGCGATCGTGGCCCGCCTGCAGGATGTCTTCAGCGAGTTCGGGGTGGACGCTACCGTCAGCGGCTACACCCGTGGCCCCCAGGTGACCCGTTACGAGGTGCACCTGGGCCGGGGTGTGAACGTTTCCCGGGTGACCAGTCAGGAGAAGAATATCGCCTACGCCGTCGGATCTGATGAGATCCGCCTGCTCACCCCTATTCCCGGCAAGAGCGCTATCGGGGTGGAGATTCCCAACTCAGACCGTGAGATGGTCAAGCTGGGTGACGTGCTGCGCTCTAGCGCCGCCAAGAAGCAATCCCACCCGCTGGTGGTCGGACTGGGCAAGAATGTGGAGGGTGACTATGTCGTCACCAACCTGGCCAAGACCCCCCATCTCCTGGTGGCTGGCCAGACCGGTTCCGGTAAGTCTTCCTTTGTTAACTCCATGATCACCTCAATTATGATGCGGGCTACCCCGGAGGATGTCCGCATGGTGCTGGTGGACCCCAAACGCGTGGAGCTGACCATCTACGAGGGTATACCGCACCTGATCACGCCGATCATCACCAGCCCCAAGAAGGCCGCCGAGGCTTTGGAATGGGTGGTGAGGGAAATGGATGCCCGCTACGACGACCTGGCTTCATTTGGCTTCAAACACGTGGACGATTTCAACAAGGCCGTGCGTGCTGGCGAGGTCCAGCCTCTGCCCGGCTCTCAGCGGGTCATCGCCCCCTACCCCTACCTGCTGGTGGTGGTTGACGAACTCGCTGACCTGATGATGACGGCCCCCAAGGATGTGGAGGCCTCCATCCAGCGCATTACCCAGCTGGCCCGCGCCGCTGGTATCCACCTGGTTCTGGCCACGCAGCGGCCCGTGGCCCAGGTGGTCACCGGCTTGATCAAGTCCAACGTGCCCTCACGTTTAGCCTTCGCCACCGCCTCCCAGCTGGACTCCCGTGTGATCCTGGACCAGAACGGTGCCGAGACCCTCACCGGGCAGGGCGATGCCCTCTACCTGGGTCCTGGGGCCTCCTCTCCGGTGCGTGTGCAGGGCTCCTGGGTCAATGAGTCCGAGATCCGTGCCGTGGTGGAGCATGTCAAGGCGCAGCTGCAGCCCGATTACCGCGAGGACGTGATAGTCCCCGAGGTCAAGAAGCAGATTGATGAGGAGATCGGCGATGACATGGACCTGCTTCTGCAGGCCGCCGAGCTTATCATTTCCAGCCAGTTTGGCTCCACCTCGATGCTGCAGCGCAAGCTGCGGGTCGGCTTCGCTAAGGCTGGCCGCCTCATGGACCTGCTGGAGTCCCGCGAGGTCGTTGGACCTTCGGAGGGCTCTAAGGCCCGCGCGGTGCTCATCCAGCCTGACCAGCTGGAGGAGACCCTCGCCTGGATCAAGGGCGACGGTGCCGCCCCGGCTTCGGCGGCAGACGATGCTCTGGAGGCCACAGAGCCCGGTGCGGCACCTCCGGCGGCCGACTTTTCTGCGGCGGAGTGGGACGGTGGGCCGGTTGACGGGAACACCAGGGTTCTCTCGGGCCGCTACGGCGTCGACCCCATCCAGGTAGGCAAGGGCCTGCCAGAGTCCGAGTCCTGGGACGATGACTCTGCGGGGGAGGAGTCGGGGGATGCTTGGAGCCTGACCGGCCGTGGCCCCTCCTGGTGA
- a CDS encoding PfkB family carbohydrate kinase — MRRPACFISTGSVLIDLPLHVTRIPAPGGAVTATSSGPAVGGGYTVVSAVARQGVPAGLAATLGTGSNSVLVREALMRDGVELLVSELVGDIGTCTTLVDASGRRTFITTEGVENEPQIEDLDLLEFQPGDWVYATGYDLVHPSSRALLVPWLLNLREGVGLAMDLGPVEAEISDEDLEALLARTTLLTGNHLEISGLSARLGSPAAMRAAAPNALIVRRTGVHGCVLWPVGGRPVEVPGFARDVVDTTGAGDTHTGVLVAGMMSGLDTLAAARRANAAAAEAVARVGPARAPRADEIDRLLAQEGCAQGA, encoded by the coding sequence ATGCGTCGTCCCGCGTGCTTCATCTCCACCGGCTCGGTCCTGATCGACCTGCCCTTGCACGTCACCCGCATCCCAGCGCCCGGTGGGGCGGTTACCGCCACCTCCTCAGGCCCAGCCGTCGGTGGTGGTTACACGGTGGTCTCAGCCGTGGCACGCCAAGGAGTGCCCGCTGGTCTGGCAGCCACCCTGGGAACTGGTTCTAACTCTGTGCTGGTGCGGGAGGCGCTTATGCGCGACGGCGTCGAGCTGCTGGTCAGTGAACTGGTGGGAGACATCGGCACCTGCACCACTTTGGTGGACGCCTCCGGCCGACGCACCTTCATCACCACTGAGGGCGTGGAGAACGAGCCGCAGATCGAGGACCTGGACCTGCTTGAGTTCCAGCCCGGAGACTGGGTTTACGCCACCGGATACGACCTAGTCCACCCTTCTTCCCGGGCCCTGCTGGTGCCCTGGCTGCTGAACCTGCGCGAGGGTGTGGGTCTGGCCATGGACCTGGGGCCGGTGGAGGCCGAGATCAGCGACGAGGACCTAGAGGCTCTGCTAGCTCGCACCACCCTGCTGACCGGCAACCACCTGGAAATCTCCGGGCTCTCCGCCCGGCTCGGGTCACCCGCCGCCATGCGTGCCGCCGCCCCTAACGCCCTGATCGTACGGCGAACCGGGGTGCATGGCTGTGTACTGTGGCCGGTAGGGGGCAGGCCAGTGGAGGTGCCCGGCTTTGCTCGCGACGTCGTAGACACGACCGGTGCCGGTGACACGCACACTGGCGTGCTGGTGGCCGGGATGATGAGCGGCCTGGACACATTGGCCGCTGCCCGCCGTGCCAATGCTGCAGCCGCTGAGGCGGTAGCCCGCGTGGGGCCCGCCCGGGCGCCACGAGCCGATGAGATTGACCGCCTGCTCGCACAGGAGGGCTGTGCGCAAGGCGCGTGA
- a CDS encoding ribonuclease J, producing MRVVPLGGLGEVGRNMTVFETEGKLLIVDCGVLFPEEDQPGVDLILPDFDHIRERLDDVVAMVLTHGHEDHIGAVPYLLRLREDIPLVGSELTLAFVDAKLKEHRIRPILHEVKEQEVASYGPFDLEFVAVNHSIPDAMAVMIRTDAGSALVTGDFKMDSLPIDGRITDLRSFARFGEEGVDLFCVDSTNAEVPGMIGHENEIGPVLDNVFAESDQQIVVASFASHVHRVQQVLDAADAHGRRVALIGRSMVRNMGIAAERGYLKVPQGILIDARDITSLPPHERVLMATGSQGEPMAALSRMAHGEHKSISLEPGDTVIFASSLIPGNENSVYRVINQLMRLGARVVHQGNARVHVSGHASSEELLHVYNIVQPANVLPIHGEIRHLVANGALAVKTGIAPERVMLCEDGVVVDLLDGKARIAGAVPCGYVYVDGSSVGEIDESELKDRRILAEEGFVSVYAVVETKTGTILAGPHIQARGVAEDDSVFDEVLPDVTSALEDALDSGNADAHSMQQAMRRALGRWVGRRLRRRPMIVPVVIEA from the coding sequence ATGCGAGTGGTTCCGCTCGGCGGCCTCGGTGAGGTTGGACGCAACATGACGGTCTTCGAGACCGAGGGCAAGCTTCTCATTGTTGATTGCGGCGTCCTCTTCCCGGAGGAAGACCAGCCCGGGGTGGACCTGATCCTCCCGGACTTCGACCACATTCGTGAGCGCCTCGACGACGTCGTGGCCATGGTGCTAACTCACGGTCACGAGGACCACATCGGTGCTGTGCCCTACCTGCTGCGCCTGCGCGAGGACATCCCCCTGGTGGGGAGCGAACTGACCCTCGCCTTCGTTGACGCCAAGCTCAAAGAGCACCGCATCCGTCCCATCCTGCATGAGGTTAAAGAGCAGGAGGTGGCCAGCTACGGCCCCTTCGACCTGGAGTTCGTGGCCGTCAACCACTCCATCCCCGACGCGATGGCTGTCATGATCCGCACCGACGCTGGCAGCGCTCTGGTCACCGGTGACTTCAAGATGGACTCGCTGCCCATCGACGGGCGCATCACGGACCTGCGCTCCTTCGCCCGCTTCGGTGAGGAGGGCGTGGACCTGTTCTGTGTGGACTCCACCAACGCTGAGGTGCCCGGCATGATCGGGCACGAGAATGAGATCGGCCCCGTGTTGGACAACGTCTTTGCGGAGTCCGACCAGCAGATCGTCGTTGCCTCCTTCGCCAGCCACGTGCACCGCGTCCAACAGGTTCTTGACGCCGCCGACGCCCACGGTCGCCGTGTGGCCCTCATTGGCCGCTCCATGGTGCGCAACATGGGTATCGCTGCCGAACGTGGCTACCTCAAGGTGCCCCAGGGGATCCTGATCGACGCCCGCGACATCACCTCCCTGCCACCACACGAGCGCGTACTAATGGCTACCGGCAGCCAGGGCGAGCCTATGGCCGCCCTGTCCCGTATGGCACACGGTGAACACAAGTCCATCTCTTTGGAGCCCGGCGACACCGTCATCTTCGCCTCCTCTCTAATCCCCGGGAACGAGAACTCCGTGTACCGGGTCATTAACCAGCTCATGCGCCTGGGAGCTCGCGTGGTCCACCAGGGCAACGCGCGCGTGCACGTCTCCGGGCACGCCTCTTCCGAGGAACTCCTGCACGTCTACAACATTGTCCAGCCCGCCAACGTCTTGCCCATCCACGGGGAGATTCGCCACCTGGTGGCCAACGGTGCTTTGGCGGTCAAGACCGGCATCGCCCCCGAGCGCGTCATGCTCTGTGAGGACGGCGTGGTGGTGGACCTGCTGGACGGCAAGGCCCGCATCGCTGGGGCTGTGCCCTGCGGCTACGTCTACGTGGACGGCTCCTCCGTGGGGGAGATTGACGAGTCTGAGCTGAAGGACCGTCGCATCCTGGCGGAGGAGGGCTTCGTGTCCGTCTATGCCGTGGTAGAGACCAAGACTGGCACCATCCTGGCTGGCCCGCACATCCAGGCTCGCGGCGTGGCTGAGGATGACTCTGTTTTTGATGAGGTCCTGCCCGACGTCACCTCCGCCCTGGAAGACGCTCTGGACTCCGGCAACGCCGACGCCCACTCCATGCAGCAGGCCATGCGCCGCGCCCTGGGCCGCTGGGTGGGCCGCCGCCTGCGCCGTCGCCCCATGATTGTGCCCGTCGTGATCGAGGCCTGA
- the gltX gene encoding glutamate--tRNA ligase has protein sequence MSDNAASAPAPYAVASSPVRVRFCPSPTGTPHVGMVRTCLFNWAYARHVGGTFVFRIEDTDAARDSEESFNAILDSLAWLGLDWDEGVGKGGPHEPYRQSQRMDLYKQVAAELLEAGYLYESFSTPEEVEARHRTAGRDPKLGYDGADRDLTDEQKAAYRAEGRQPVLRVRMPDEDITFTDLVRGPITFKAGSVPDYVVVRANGAPLYTLVNPVDDAAMGITHVLRGEDLLSSTPRQVVLYRALMAIGRAQVMPEFGHLPYVMGEGNKKLSKRDPESNLLIHRHRGMLPEGLLNYLALLGWSLSKDEDIFSPTQMVQNFDVHDVNPNPARFDPKKCEAINAEHVRLLAPEDFRDRLVPYLADVYPDPANPEWTAKPLVSGSAFAELSPREQEVLTAAAPLIQTRIQLLGEARDMLGFLFTADADLSLDDQAVGKLKDSAPTVLNTAIAALEPLAEGEWHTERLEEVLREAIIEGLGIKPRLAFGPLRVAVTGRQVSPPLFESMEILGRGSCLARLRSLCERLG, from the coding sequence ATGAGTGACAACGCCGCTTCCGCCCCCGCCCCCTACGCCGTCGCCAGCTCTCCGGTGAGGGTGCGCTTCTGCCCCTCACCAACCGGGACCCCGCACGTGGGCATGGTGCGCACTTGCCTGTTCAACTGGGCCTACGCCCGGCACGTGGGCGGCACCTTCGTGTTCCGTATTGAGGACACGGACGCCGCCCGCGACTCCGAGGAGTCCTTCAACGCCATCCTCGACTCCTTGGCCTGGCTGGGCCTGGACTGGGACGAGGGCGTGGGCAAGGGTGGCCCGCACGAGCCCTACCGGCAGTCCCAGCGCATGGACCTGTACAAGCAGGTCGCCGCCGAGCTGCTGGAGGCCGGGTACCTCTACGAGTCCTTCTCCACCCCGGAGGAGGTGGAGGCACGCCACCGGACCGCCGGACGCGACCCTAAGCTGGGCTACGACGGCGCCGACCGCGACCTCACCGATGAGCAGAAGGCCGCCTACCGCGCTGAGGGCCGTCAGCCGGTGCTCCGTGTCCGCATGCCCGATGAGGACATCACCTTCACCGATCTGGTGCGCGGCCCCATCACCTTCAAAGCAGGCTCCGTGCCCGACTACGTCGTGGTGCGCGCCAACGGTGCGCCCCTGTACACCCTGGTGAACCCTGTGGATGACGCCGCCATGGGCATCACCCATGTGCTGCGTGGCGAGGACCTACTATCCTCCACCCCACGCCAGGTGGTCCTGTACCGCGCCCTCATGGCGATAGGCCGGGCCCAGGTAATGCCCGAGTTCGGGCACCTGCCTTATGTCATGGGGGAGGGAAACAAAAAGCTTTCCAAGCGTGACCCCGAGTCCAACCTTCTGATCCATCGTCACCGCGGCATGCTCCCTGAGGGCCTACTCAACTACCTGGCGCTGCTGGGCTGGTCCCTATCCAAGGATGAGGACATCTTCAGTCCCACCCAGATGGTGCAGAATTTTGACGTGCACGACGTCAACCCCAACCCGGCCCGTTTTGACCCCAAAAAATGCGAGGCCATCAACGCCGAGCACGTGCGCCTGCTCGCACCAGAGGATTTCCGTGACCGCCTGGTCCCCTACCTCGCAGACGTCTACCCCGACCCCGCCAACCCTGAGTGGACCGCCAAGCCACTCGTGTCTGGCAGCGCCTTTGCTGAGCTGAGTCCCCGCGAGCAGGAAGTTCTCACCGCCGCTGCCCCGCTCATCCAGACGCGCATCCAGCTGCTCGGTGAGGCCCGGGACATGCTCGGCTTCCTGTTCACTGCCGACGCCGACCTGTCCCTGGATGACCAAGCCGTGGGCAAACTCAAGGACTCTGCCCCCACCGTGCTGAACACCGCCATCGCGGCGCTGGAGCCCCTGGCTGAGGGAGAGTGGCATACCGAACGCCTAGAGGAGGTCCTGCGTGAGGCGATCATTGAGGGACTGGGTATCAAGCCGCGGCTGGCCTTCGGGCCGCTACGCGTGGCAGTGACGGGCCGTCAGGTTTCTCCGCCGCTGTTCGAGTCCATGGAGATCCTGGGGCGTGGCTCCTGCCTGGCCAGACTACGTTCCCTGTGCGAGCGCCTAGGCTGA